CCGGAAGTGGTGCATGTTCAGTAAAAGATATGTAATCGAGATCTTGCTCTATTGCTTTTAAAACATATTCCTCCATTAGATCCGAAGAACCATGGGGACAAAAGTTTGTATGTACATGAAAATCTCCGGTAACTTGCATTTGTCATTCCTCCCTTTCTTAATTCTATCTTAAATAGTATAGTTAAAAAAGAAAAGTTTTTTATTGACGAGAATAGGAACCACGTGATAGTGTATAAATAATCAGACACTTTACTTAAGTAAAGTGGTAACGCAATAAAGAAAATAGGATGTGTCTTATATGTTTTTACCAGCTGGAAGCCAAGATGAAATCGGAAAAAAGTTAGATAATCGATCAAAAGCGTATGAAATATTTCGAGATGTTGTAACGTCTCGAAATTATAAAGCAATTTCTACACCAGTTGTGGAATATGCAAATACGTTTACCAACGAACATGTTGGGATGAAGTTACATGCCATGTTGAAATGGTTTAATCGCGAAGGTGAAATAGAAGTACTCCGCGCTGATTGGACCACAGCAATCGCTCGAGCGCTAATCAATCAACATCCGAAACAATTAAAATGGTCGTATCAAGGATCAGTGTTCCGTAATGATAAAGATGGGATAGAAAGCAGACAAGCGGGTATTGAAATTATACGTACAACACCATTTCTAGGTGAGAGTGAAAGTTTATTTACTGCTGTTACTTATTTAAATGCATTAGAGATAAAGGATTATTTAATTGAACTAGGCCATACTGGCATATTTGATGAATTAACAACTCCCTTAGAATTAAACAAAGCAGAGGAAGATCAATTACGACAGGCAATGCATGATAAACGAAGAGATGTAGTCTATCAAATTGCAACAGATAAAGGACATCCAGTTATAGCTAATCAACTTACACAAGTGATTGAAGCATATGGTACGATTAATGAAATAGAGAAATATGAAACGATCTGGGCAAGTAACCCACGACTAGTAAAAATACTACATCATTTGAAGCAACTAGCTACAGTTCTCAAGGGACTAGGTATTGATGAAGTATTAGTAGATTTAGGCCGCGTTAAAAACTTACCGTATTACAGTGGTACGATGTTTAGAGGTTATTTAAAAGAGAATGGTGCTACATGTTTTTCTGGTGGTCGTTATGATAAGCTTTATGAACAATTTAATGAAAAAATTTCTGCAGTTGGTCTAGCATTTGATGTTGATGTGCTAGCAGACCAATTAAACAATGTAACGGAAAGAGAAAGCATCTGTATCATAGCATCAGAAGAATCACATGTATTTGCAGAGCGCTTACGAGCATCTTACTCAAATTACATTGTAGATATTCAATATACATTAATGGATGAACATGACTATGATAAAATTATAAGAATTATCACGGACAATAATAATGAATTTAGGGTGATAG
The nucleotide sequence above comes from Paraliobacillus zengyii. Encoded proteins:
- a CDS encoding ATP phosphoribosyltransferase regulatory subunit; amino-acid sequence: MFLPAGSQDEIGKKLDNRSKAYEIFRDVVTSRNYKAISTPVVEYANTFTNEHVGMKLHAMLKWFNREGEIEVLRADWTTAIARALINQHPKQLKWSYQGSVFRNDKDGIESRQAGIEIIRTTPFLGESESLFTAVTYLNALEIKDYLIELGHTGIFDELTTPLELNKAEEDQLRQAMHDKRRDVVYQIATDKGHPVIANQLTQVIEAYGTINEIEKYETIWASNPRLVKILHHLKQLATVLKGLGIDEVLVDLGRVKNLPYYSGTMFRGYLKENGATCFSGGRYDKLYEQFNEKISAVGLAFDVDVLADQLNNVTERESICIIASEESHVFAERLRASYSNYIVDIQYTLMDEHDYDKIIRIITDNNNEFRVIEE